The Anopheles gambiae chromosome 2, idAnoGambNW_F1_1, whole genome shotgun sequence genomic sequence TTGCTCATGTATTGTAAACTTTTTTGCGGAGTGGCAAGACGAGCTCATCTCACTGCTGCATCCGTTCGGTCGACCTTTACTCCGTACAGACAAACCGGCAATACGGCAAGCATCATGCAAGAGTCTTATCCAGTCATCGCAAAAGTCCCTACCCATATACTAACGTGGGGTAAGTGGATCGAAGAATCGCTTGGCGATCAGAAGGAAATCGTGCTGTGCATTACCGGTAACCCAGGACTGCCTGGTTTTTACACGAAGTTTCTCTCCACCGTATATGAGTGCTTGAACAAAGAACTGCCAGTGTGGGTAATAGGTGAGTATAATGttaatttgtatttgtttgctgttttaaaCATTATCTACTGCTGCTATGCCGCATTCCTACAGGTCAGGCGGGCCACGATGAAGCAGATGAAAGCCCGTACAAGAAACCGGTGCCCGCATTGAAAGGGAACGAAGAAATGTTTAACTTAAAAGGACAGCTACAGCACAAGATAGAGTTCATACGGAAGTACGTTCCCGAGGATGTAAAAATTCATCTAATCGGTCACTCGATAGGAGCGTACATGGCGCTGGAACTGCTCAAAGTTCCTGACATAAGCGACCGCATTCAACATTGCTACTTTCTCTTTCCCACCCTGGAACGGATGGCCAAATCGAGGAACGGTTTCATAGTGACCAGAATCATTAATCCTATGTGGTGCGTGTGGCAATGGTTTTACCGAATGTTCGACATGCTGCCCTTGTTTATCCGGACTTGGATTATCTACATGTACTATCTGGTGGATGGAATACCAAAGTACTACCTAGGAACCGGTCTGAAGTATATGAATCCCAGCGTAATAGATAAAATATGGTTCCTGGCAATTGATGAGATGGAAAAGGTAAAGGACCTGGATATGGATACCCTCATCAAGAACAAGCAGCGCATTAAGCTGTATTATGGCAGTAAGGATGGATGGGTACCGGTACAGTACTACCATGATCTGAAGCAACGTATCCCAGATATTGATGCTGAACTGTGCACCAGGAACTATGAGCATGCATTTGTATTGCGTTCAGCGGCTCAGATGGGCTTTTCTGTCGGTGAGTGGATCTTAAAATATCGTGCATAaaacttttttctttgttgaGAAACAATGGCCTGGCCGTGATGATTTATAATCAAATCAATCTAGATAAATAGTAACAGGTGGATGCAAAGTACATAATAACAATTTGATCTTTACTTGAATTTACTATCAAACTACTAGAGCCTGTGATTGTGGAAAGAAATGTTTTAATCAATATTGAAGTATTTAATTACATTGTTTCTTTTGGCAAAAAAGTTGTTTTGGTACTAGAGAATGTTGAGAAATTAAGTAAATATTTGCAATTGAACTATAATCCACCATGAAAGTGCaatcgtaaaaataaatttatttgttatttatttatttatttttttaaataacagaTGGAAAAAAGCTCTTTCCCATACCGGGAATCGAACCCGGGCCTTCTGGGTGAAAGCCAGATATCCTAGCCACTAGACCATATGGGAGATGTGAGAGAGGGGATGCTGGAAAAAACTAATTTGAGATCTCTGAACTATTCTGGCGTAAGAATTTGCCAATAATTTTCgtaatttttttgttactcGATTCAGGATTCGATTTTAAAGTAGAAATCTAAGCCTTATTATATGATGCTGATAGTGACACTTTATGAATATTATGGGCATTTTCTGTATGGTTATCATGGATTAGTAACAGTTCATTATTGATGTAAATCTTACCATTC encodes the following:
- the LOC1274579 gene encoding lipid droplet-associated hydrolase codes for the protein MYCKLFCGVARRAHLTAASVRSTFTPYRQTGNTASIMQESYPVIAKVPTHILTWGKWIEESLGDQKEIVLCITGNPGLPGFYTKFLSTVYECLNKELPVWVIGQAGHDEADESPYKKPVPALKGNEEMFNLKGQLQHKIEFIRKYVPEDVKIHLIGHSIGAYMALELLKVPDISDRIQHCYFLFPTLERMAKSRNGFIVTRIINPMWCVWQWFYRMFDMLPLFIRTWIIYMYYLVDGIPKYYLGTGLKYMNPSVIDKIWFLAIDEMEKVKDLDMDTLIKNKQRIKLYYGSKDGWVPVQYYHDLKQRIPDIDAELCTRNYEHAFVLRSAAQMGFSVGEWILKYRA